In Setaria viridis chromosome 5, Setaria_viridis_v4.0, whole genome shotgun sequence, the genomic stretch TGTACTGCCACCAAACGTCTTAGGTCTTACGCAATTCGTTTGTATGGGGATAGGGGATTCCTTCATAGAACATAATATAATTCTAATATTGATCTGTACCAAAACAATGTCGTAAAAGAATGCTTAATGTCACAAAAATAAACattttttccttgaaaagagaGCTGTGTGACACACAATTCATTCATCATGGTGAGATCTGGTAGTAATTGACCCCATGGACATGGAGGCCCATACTTGAAGCAAAACTAAATGGGGCCTGCAGAACGTCCACATGTGCAGTTGCGAAAGAATTCTATGTGCTTGGTCTTGGTGACGAGGATGGCAAGCTCAAAAGTAGATGTCGTTGGTACTCAACATGATAGCTGTGCCATCTAGGAATCCAACATCACCGGAACCGCAAAAATCAGCAAGAAATCATTCGCCATGAAGCTGCCCTGTATGCCGTGCAATCAAATTGACGGCAACAATGTCAAGCATCAGGATATGCAAGTTTCAGATGAGATATGCAGGATCATAGGACAGCAATGGCAAGCATCAAAATGAAGTTATGTTTGCATTTACTTCTGCTTGGACAAATGGGGGCGAAAAGAAGCTAACATCAGATGAACCTTCCAATGTATTACTATATCGACAGGAACACAACAGAATATCGAAGAAAAATTTAGCATCCATCTTTCGGATTAGAAATTTCAGACTCCGGAATCGAAGTTCCACTGGTACAAGGCGTGATTTAGTACAAATGTTTGCATGGTATTCATGACTTGGAACTTCTTCTGAACACTGGAACGCAGTAGGTATTGCATTCGTGACAGGCCAGCAGCAATCGCAATCATCACCTCTTCACAGGAATGGAGGGAGAATCACCCAGCGGCGAGGATACTTCGGCCTCCCGTCCTTGCCATCAAACAGCTGCAGAAGAAGCATTGTCAGTAAAGATATGAAACATGCGTAGTAATTGGTCAGTAAAGCTATATCAGGGGAAGCACAACTTGCCTTCTTCAAGCGGCTGTGCTTGCCTAGCGCCCAGTTGGTCATGATGCTTGCAGCCACCACGAGGAAGATGTAGCCTGCTACAGTCTGAGTGGCAATGTTGAACCCAACCCACTGGTAGATCTCGGTGGTGTAGTTGGCGCAGGTCACAATGTTGAACAAGAAACCACGAGGGATCTGGTAACCACCGCTACCACTTGGGCTTCTGAGGTTTCTCAGCAGGATGTGGCAGTAGAAGTTTGCAATCTGGCAGATGATCCCGAAGCCAAACCCAATCTTCATCTGCAGTTCACTCACTGGGGTGTAGAGCGGGTGGTTGCAGTAGTAAGCGATGTAAGCGCCGAAAGTCCAGTAGTAGGCACAGTTCCTGAAGACGTTTGACAGAGGTGATGTCGCGTGGCTGAAACGGTGCACGAAGAATGTCTCCATGATCCTCTTGAAGTAGTGGAAGCACCAGTAGTACATGGCATAGGTCTGGACAGGGTGGATGACCCGTTCCCCCTCGTACCCGAAGAATTTGTAGACAGGCAGATAATAGAACATGGGGTAGATGATAAGAGGACCCAAGTACTCAAAGAAGAAGAGTGTGCTGTAGTAGACTTGTGGGCCTAAATCTTTGAAGACTACAGTCAGTGACCCGGAACCCTTCTCACAGTATTCTGATAGGCTGGCTTTTGGATTGAGGACAACTGGCTTTCCACCTTTTCCAGGTTGAAGAGGGAGGGTGAGCCGCTGTCTAGCAGGATAATACTTCTTAGCTGCATTGTGCAGAGACAAGCAGTTAGCAAACCGTACATCATAAAGAGAAAAACTGTACATTAGGAGGAATGTGTGCCAGGAGACAGCAAAACGAGACTAATACATGATCAAATATTTTCATCCAACCCAGACACAGTTTCATACTTTCATCCAACCAGATTGACACAGAACATTTTAGTAGATGCAAACTATAACATTATTCTCAATATTACCAATGAGTGGTACAAGCTTGAAGTTAAAACAGTATCCGGTTGCATCCAATAAAACAAACTACACTTACTTAGCTTTGCAGTAACCTGACTCCTAATTTTAGAAATCTTGTAATGCTTACTAGACCCACTTAGAAAGATACCAGTTCTCCCTTCTCAGTCACCTTTTCTGGTTCATATACCTTTGGTAGAGCATCATGAAGCTACTTTAGAATATGTATACAAGCTGCAAATTTGCATGCCAGTTTAGGAAGTGTTTGTTATTCCGACACATTCAACCAAATCTGGAAGTAAATTAGCCCTATGATTCAGGTTTAGAAGTTGAGGGCAGATAATCACACCACTGCAAGTTGCCATATTGCAGCTCAGCAATCCATGTTAGTAGCATTTGAAGCATTTAAACTGCACTGCATAACCACACATGATGATATACTCTAGTCTCACCCAACCACATGGTGCATGCCAGGAAACCTTCTTTAGTGGTCCAACATGAACAATAAGTGCTTGTGCACACCACCCTCAGGATAATATTATGGTAAGTAAATAGACTAACATGCAGATCTACTACACTATGCAGAGTGTACAACTGAGAAGGTGGTGCCTATAAATGTGACAATAAAACCATAAGGACACAAGATGCATCTTAAACTTTTATCACATCTGAGGCTAAGATGTGATATTTCAAGAAGTAAACATGGCTATGCTCATCGACAATGCTCCAGAAGGTTAACAATTTAACATACAGAAATTATAATCCTGACAGCACTTGGGCTTGAAAAAACAGAAAACAACGTATAAAGAAGGAATGTAGATCTTAAAAATACTTTCTGGTTCTGTCAACCAATAGCAAGAAGGTTACATTAACCCCAGAGGAACAACCATATTAAGGAGAGCATTTGTGCAAACTGCAGAGTACATACTTTTCCTATTAAATGTGTTTTTGACATAAACAGCTATGCTTACATACTTTGAATTAAACAGTGCTGAACATTATGAACGTTGATAGAATGCAGTACGGAAGCTATTTCCAAATACAGTTGAAAACCCAAGAACATGTCCCAAAACCAACTTCAACAATACGGCTCAGCTACACTTCTTCCCATCTAATTTGTCCCTTAAGATTTCTTTTTCCACAGCTCACGAGTTACAAAAGTGTGTGCAATTTTTtagagaagaaaaataaaagccAAAGGTTGTGAGTTGATGCTGATGGCCAACTCCCTCCTACCTAAACAGATCCTAACGACCTGTAGAACCAAAATCCCAAAAAGAATCCATACCAAACTGGGCAACTAAGGAGAGCAAGCACTTAAAAAGATCCAAGGTTAACTAGAGTTGTTGACATGTGGTCGTGTGGATTGAATCACAAGCTGGATATGGCTGCAGCATAGTATTGAACGAGTTGTTTGCTAAGTTAGCCTCTTCAACCCTATGAATGCTAGTGCAAAGCATCATGGATCCACTACAGCTTCCCTCACTTTTCCTGTTTCCTTGCAAGACTGGAATGAAAGATTAACACACAAACTGCATACCAAGTCACCCCTAAGCACTATTGTGCCCAAAACACAGAAAATTACAGAGAGCAGGATAAACCTGCCATCTCACAGAAGCATCTGCACTTAACTGGGCATCAGATCAGGCAATCACTGAAGCTTAGAATTTGCTAAAAAAACAGTTTGCAAATTGAACGcacaggatttttttttaaaggcAATGATGCGGTTTATAGTAACATGAAGCCTCTAGAATAGAAGGCTATTAGGCTACAGATTGAATTGTTAGCAAAGCAGCTAACTTGATCATTTCCTTCCCATATTTTCAAGAATCAACACAGCAGCACTAAACTATTGGTCTATTGGAAGAGCATAAAAGGTACTTGTACGTGACCCCTGCAAAGATTACTAGCCGCAACTAGAGCAGGAAGTGCCCACAGATTCTTACTTGGCAACGACACTGGCACACAGCAAGCAGCTCAAGTTCGTTCATAACTCCAGAACACACAGAGTTGTTCCTCACAAGTCATAATGAAACACAGCAACGCATAAATGGAATACAGAAACTGCAGAAAGCGCGAGCAAGAGGTTAGATTTTAGCAAGCGAGTCCACTTACTCCTGGCATGGATGGCCTCCTGCAGATCCGCGACCTTGGCCTGCAAACGGGGCCGAGAAGGCAATCAAAATTCAAACCTTTCCGCGAGATCTTAAACCCCAACGAGGAAACAAAACCTCCCCCCAGGAAGGCAGGGCAAAGGAACCCAACCCCCGGCCGGAATCaagagccggcggcgggagcacgTACCGAGTCCTTGAGGTCGATGCCGCCCTTGACGACCTCCCGGCCGCTCCGGGACACGACGGTGACCTTCATCCCGCCCACTCCCGCTGGtggaagcagcagcagtagcgaGGCAAGGCGTGGCGGTGTGGCCGAGGAGGAGGTGTGGAGAGGAGGTGGAGACAGACGGGGCGGCGAGGGGGAGTGGACGGAGGGAGGTGGCGTATTTGATCCCGCTgcgcggcggggcgcggggGCTGGGTGGGCCCGCGTGCAGGTGGGGGGCGTTGGACCCACCGGAGTTATGTGGCTCAACTTCTTGGTGTGGACCAGGTCCATGGGCGTCCCTGAGCAGTGTACAGTTGTATAAAACTCGGTCTACAAGTTGCGAAGCTTGTGAACAGTGAACTTGTTGCTCAAATTCAAGCTGCTCTGCTGATGATCCAGGTCAAATGCTAGCATTCGCCTCGTAAAAAGATCGGTCGAATCGTGCAACACCGTTGTAGTTGAACCGTAGACTGATGTTTTTGTTGGAACGGAACTAGGAGTACGGAAGAG encodes the following:
- the LOC117857367 gene encoding very-long-chain enoyl-CoA reductase, whose protein sequence is MKVTVVSRSGREVVKGGIDLKDSAKVADLQEAIHARTKKYYPARQRLTLPLQPGKGGKPVVLNPKASLSEYCEKGSGSLTVVFKDLGPQVYYSTLFFFEYLGPLIIYPMFYYLPVYKFFGYEGERVIHPVQTYAMYYWCFHYFKRIMETFFVHRFSHATSPLSNVFRNCAYYWTFGAYIAYYCNHPLYTPVSELQMKIGFGFGIICQIANFYCHILLRNLRSPSGSGGYQIPRGFLFNIVTCANYTTEIYQWVGFNIATQTVAGYIFLVVAASIMTNWALGKHSRLKKLFDGKDGRPKYPRRWVILPPFL